A window of Macrotis lagotis isolate mMagLag1 chromosome 1, bilby.v1.9.chrom.fasta, whole genome shotgun sequence genomic DNA:
AAAATTCTACTTCAAGTGAAGAAGTTGATTTGACTTGGACATTTATAGGTCTAGTTTTATGAAAGAAAGGTCAGTGGCTCTTTGGTCTCCACACTCAGGACGCAGAGAGAAAACAAGCTCCTTTCTTCCTATAGGAAAAAGCAGAGGACGTATATCGTCTGTATCAGAACTCTCCAATATCCTCTCATCCTGTGGTGGCCCTGTCAGAGTTGAGCACCCTTTGTGCTAGTTCCTGCCCAGATGAGCGAACCTTCTATCTAATATTACTACAGCtgcagaaagagaagagagtcaCTGTTTTAGAGCAGAATGGTGAGAAGGTATTGAATTTCTATAATATCTATTAAACATCTAGTAATCTTGCCATCAGTTTTTctgtgtgaattttttttcagactgGGAGTAATTTGTTCTTCTCCTGCAGATTGTGAAATTTGCCCGAGGGCTACATGCCAAGGTCTCTCCGGTAAATGATGTAGATGTTGGGGTTTACCAGTTGATGCAGAGTGAACGACTGCTCTCACGGAAGGTAGAGTCCCTGTCCCAGGAATCAGAGAGGTAATTTCTTCTTCCAAGGCTCAACTGAACCCCCCCCCATTGACTAGTTCTCATAGTTCTCGAGTACTTGGGGTCATGAGGTTCTCTTTCTGTAGATATGTGAGGGAAGTGATACCATTAGCCTTTCTATTTTGTTGAGTTATTGGAAGCTTTAGGAAGTGggattattctcttcattttattgagaGGAGAAGACTCAAccagagagaggaagggataTGTCCTGATACCAATGGTAGTGGGAGTTGATCTTGGTCTTTTGAATTCTATAAAGTACGGAGTGGAGGAAGAAGTGGGCTGGCAAAAAACAGGACTCAAAAGTGGATTTAGtgatttatttcattgtttagtTGCAAAACAAAATATGCAATAGGAAAATAGAGTTCAGGGTCCAAGAATGCTGGGACTGTTAGCTATAAGTGGCCAGACCTGATGATCTGTATAGAGCAAGTTCAAATAACCGTGGGAGGAGAAATTAGCTGAGGGTGGCAGGATGAAAGGATGGAAATGGGCATTAAGACTGGCCAGTTTCTAGATTCCCTTTTTGGGGCTTTGTTTTCTTACTTTGTTTAGatctgttctttcctttttcttctttagtcTTCTTTTGGTCccttcaaataaatgaaatattttctaagtTGAGTGGGAACCTTGGGGGATAGTATTTGTATTTGGTGGTTGTTATCTTTAAAAGAGAATTCCTGCCTTGGTTTCATTACTAGTCAATTGACTTTTGAtaatgcataaaaaggtaaactggTGACAGGTAATTTGGAGAGAAAGAAGCTCTTTGTAGAATCTATAGCTTCCAAGTCAGAACTTTGTCTTTCAAGTACCTTTACCCTGCCTCATCCAGATTGAGTGTTGTTAGATATCATATACTTCTGTTCTAGAGCCATGCTATAATATAAGACTTTGTGTAATGTTCATTATTCCTATAGAATGGAATTTGGGCTCAAGATCTCTTGcccttttttccctatttgatTGTGGTTATTCAGTAGTTCAGTTGTGTCTtgactcttcttgacctcatatgggggttttcttggcaaagatacaggaacatttccttctccagctcagtttatagttgaagaaactgaggcaaacagagttaagtgatttgcctggggtcactcaactaaatgtctgaggctggatttgaattcaggaagatgagttttccttgactcttaagcccagtgctctatccactctcccacctagctgtcctctttGATTGACTTTCTCCTTTTAAGGATTTCTCGGGGCCTCAATCTGCCCTTCTGTTTCACAGATGTAAAGAGGATGCCCGACAAGCTTGCCGAGCTGGAAAGAAGCAACTGGTGAGTGTCCTTTTGTCCCCTTGCTACTTTTGTACTATCACATTTAGCAGCCAGGAAGCAAACAAGAGATGAAGATGGTGCTTCAGCACCATTACATATCTTGGAAGTGAGAACATGTGTAGAGAATTGGGAATCTTAGTCTCTTAGTAGGGCTAGGGCTACTCTCTTGCCTTGCTCTTACTATGGATTATGGTTTGACTTAGATCCTGACCACATTTCCCTTTGTTCTTCTAGGCGCTGCGGCATCTCAAGTCTAAGCAGAGGATAGAGAAGCGAATTGAGGCACTACACGCCAAGCTGGAAACAGTTCAAGGCATTATGGACCGGATCTATGCTTCCCAAACAGATCAGATGGTAATCCACTTGGCACCAGGATAACAAAATTTGTTGATCTCATTCTATTTGTGCTGGTGTTTTGCCTACTCTAATTTTAGTCTTATCTTTTTCTTGTTGAAGTTTCAAGATTTGTCCTTCATCTCTGCAATATTCATTCTTAATTCTGCTTTTCCagcctgctgctgctgcttcttcttttctctgtttcatcAGGATACTTTTTTAGTAGCAGACCTCTAGACTTTTCCTGATTAGCACTTCTGAAAGACCAAGTTGGTGTGGGGATATAGAGATTTCAAGAAGCTAAAAACAATAGTGTTTGTTTTCACAGATATTCTTCATGTGTACTAATACTTCTGCTCTCCTTTTAGGTTTTTAATGCCTATCAGGCTGGAGTAGGGGCCCTCAAACTTTCCATGAAGGACATCACAGTGGAGAAAGCGGAGAGTTTGGTGGACCAGATCCAAGAGGTATAGGATGGACTGGGAACAAAAATGATAGGAGGATATTGAGCATGTGATCTTTACACTTGGGCTGTCAGATTTTACTTTGTGTGGGCAGTCTAAGGGGAGAAAACCTCTTTCTTCTGTTTGAACTTGTATGTAGAAgccaatttgacttttttttgttattaggGTCTTTGCTTggattttctatttctatttttgagtatttgctatttcctttgctCCCTCTACATTTTATATCATTTAGAAACCCTCTGACTCAGGATCTGACCTATTTCTCTTACAGCTCTGTGATACCCAGGATGAAGTTTCTCAGACTCTGGCTGGGGTGGGGATAAATGGCTTAGGTAAGTTGTCAAAAAGATGGCTTCCTACCTTAAGaggaattcacctttttcatatggctatattTTCCCCACATATTGCAGCAACAGAGCTTTCTGCAGAGACCTTCCTATACTCAGCATTTTTGACATGGAAGCATCCACAGGAAATGACATGTCACTTTATGCTCCCCCTCCCATTCTGATTTTCAGCACCTTTTGTATCTCAACCAGTTCCTTGGATGTGAGGGTATGATAAGGGGTTTTGTTTCTCACTGGGAGAATTGCATTCccttaaatgcataaaagaacAGTAATTCCTTGGACTTAGGGAGGGAGTCCCTATCACTTTGATTGTATTTTATGAATGGGTGCGGACTCCTTTTGAGAGTATTCCTTTTCTTCAAGTGATTCCATAAAAAATAACTGTTCCATCTTCAGCTGTAGTGTATTCCCAGCTTAAGTCATTGTtggttttttaattattattacatGCCAGTGTTGAATCTCGATTGTTTTATCTCTATGGAGATTTATATGCTTCTTACCTTTTCTCTCCAGATAGTGACAGcgaggaactggagaaggaactggatAGCCTCCTCCAGGACACCACCAAAGAACCTCTGGATCTGCCTGATATTCCCCACAAGCCATTCTTCCCCACCGAGTTGCCTAATCCCAGCATTTCAGATGCTGAGCTTGAAGCTGAGCTGGAGAAACTGTCCCTATCAGAAGGAGGTAAGGAGGTATATCAAGAAAGGGCTTTGGTTGGGATTGTGGCACTAGACCCACACATGTGACTGCTGAAATGGTGGATCCCAGGCCTTGTTCCCAGCTTACCTAGGATGTGGAGACACCGAGGTAGTCGGAAGCATAGTGTGGGTTAAAGTTCCCATTTTCCCCAAAGAATATTGTCTTTTTCTGGGTTCACCTCTGCCTTAGTTTCAGGTCTAACTTACTGTATTGCTCAaccattttttctcttctgcagGTTTGCTTCCAAGCCAAGAATCCTCCAAAAGACAGCTGGAACCTACTCTCTAATGCTATCCTGGGACTTCCACATTAAGGAGATATCAGACGtgtgtttgtacatagttatttaattgaaaaaactCTCAGAATTTGATGGGATGGGGAAGAAAGACTACTCCATTTAGCTGGATACTACCAGTTACTACAGGACAGAAGTAATTTCTGGAAGTTATGCTCCAAAGGCTTGCTCCCAGCTGGTGTCATGGACCTGTCTGTCTTCTCATCTTTATAGTGCCACAATCTATGATGTCCTGTGTTTGACCTATTGTTCCATATAGCCTGCAGTCCTTGACTTTGGCCCCATTATGTTTGTCTTCACCCACCAACTCCCACTAGAATTTTGTTCCAGCCAACAAAGGTGAGAGATTGCAGACAGTTTTTCTCCCGTTGGTTAGAGGGACTTGTCATCTTTACCTGTAGGTGTTTATAAGTTTACTTAAACAACTTAATCCTactcatttccattttcattggTGAGGAGAATCAGACAAGTTTTATTCAAGGGGACTTAACTGCTGCTTTTTTAAGGAGAAAACAAACAGTGCAAAAGTTTTTGCTCTTTATTATCAAGTTTTTTAGGCTCAGAAGTTGTCACCCTTGAGTAATTCAAGGTGGTGGCACCTCTGATTCTCACTGACTCCAATTTCATTTTGTGCAGAGGGGAAGAGAATTCTTCTTGGCCTTTGAACTTGGGGTGGTGAGCCCTAGGTGATTGTGGATCCATCCTATGTGGATTATGGATGGTCAGGTCCATCTCTTTTAAAGCAAGAGGCTGCCTCCTTGCTCTACCTTTGTTGGGGTATGGTAAGAAGACCCTGAACAAACTGTACAACAAAACCTCCCTTCTATGAGCCTGTAAAACAAGAATGAGTTCTTTCCTCAAGTTTCAGAAGAATATTCTTCGGCAAATAGAACACTTTTAAGGATAGGGTAATCTGAGCCAATTTGTGCAATAGAAGCAGAAGGGTTTTGCCCTTCTGCCATATTGGTAAATGCCTCCCACATTCTACTTATTTATCAGAACACACATGACCTACTGTTGCCTCTTTGAGAATACCATATTCTTGCTTCTGTCTACTCTTTGGTGACCTAGGGACAGAGCAGGAATTGAGAGAAACAGTAGTCTAGAGAGGAGAAGATGGCAGCTACATTGCCAGTGTGGCTGCAGAAGCACAAGTATTTTTGCCTAAGCTATTTGCTCTTGCCTCCAAAATGATATGGagcagaggaaaagaaggaacttATTCCAGGGCAGGAGCAAGACTTATGGTCAACAAATTTCTCTCCCATTTCACCTTGATAAACAGAAGTGTTGGGGGTGAAGAGAAAcaatcacttttttccccttttctatctggtacataattaaaagaaaaacaaatcgtGGTCATTGTCTGCTCTggttccattttttcctttgatttactGCTCCATGCTGTTGAACCTGTGTCCTCTTTAACTTAAGATTTATTAGATCAGTTCTGGTCAGTGGTAGGCAGCCTGAAAGACAAGTGATGTTTAAACTTCTCTCAAGTCAAGTCTTAGAAATATCCTAGCATCGTGCAACAAACATTAACCACTTAATGTAAGCAGTGCTAAGTGCTATCAAGAGACAAAATTTGGATGAGAAAAGACTGCCCTAATGTTGTCCTAGGGGCCCAAGCACTAGTAGCCTATACAGACCACTATGCCCCAAAGACTAGATAAgtgtattaaaaaaaaccaaaacttgaTAGATCTGACCAATCACCATTCAATAATTTCATTATGAAGTTGATCTTGGGAAGGGTGGTTGAAAATGTGATTTGGTGTTAAATGAAAAAAGGCCTTCAAGATTGTGCAGAAGTTCATGCTTGTGTGTCAAGTACATTTTAAAAGTTGCAAAGCAACCTTCTAGGTGAGGT
This region includes:
- the CHMP7 gene encoding charged multivesicular body protein 7, producing MWSPGQESETPARGDPAGLLPPEWEEDEERMSFLFSAFKRSREVNSTDWDSKMGFWAPLVLSHSRRQGAVRLRLRDLQEAFQRKGSVPLGLATVLQDLLRRGELQRESDFMASVDSSWISWGVGVFLLKPLKWTLSNMLGDNKVPAEEVLVAVELLKEKAEDVYRLYQNSPISSHPVVALSELSTLCASSCPDERTFYLILLQLQKEKRVTVLEQNGEKIVKFARGLHAKVSPVNDVDVGVYQLMQSERLLSRKVESLSQESERCKEDARQACRAGKKQLALRHLKSKQRIEKRIEALHAKLETVQGIMDRIYASQTDQMVFNAYQAGVGALKLSMKDITVEKAESLVDQIQELCDTQDEVSQTLAGVGINGLDSDSEELEKELDSLLQDTTKEPLDLPDIPHKPFFPTELPNPSISDAELEAELEKLSLSEGGLLPSQESSKRQLEPTL